A window of Clupea harengus chromosome 24, Ch_v2.0.2, whole genome shotgun sequence genomic DNA:
GGAGTACCTGGCAAAAACCCTGTTGTCCTCAAAGTCCTCCATGTCCACTCTCAGCTCGTACTTCCTGTTGGTGGTGAGCTGGTGTAGTGACTCTAATCCTGCAGCCAGAAAACAACAAAGCTTCCATCAAGTAAACTAGAGTCGGCCATTGGTCTGGTTGGGTTGGTTGATGTCTAGTAAATCACTTTCAAACTAGTCACATTACATAGGGAATATCTGAAATGCACAAAGTGCAACATAACAATCTTTACAACCAAAATATTTCTTCCACACATGATCATTGAATACAAATTTCTGCAAGGTTGAGCTACACCTTAGTCAGCAATCAGACCTTACCCAGCCAGTACTCGCTAGAGGCGTTCCCAAACCCGTCCTTGTACTGGTTCCAGGGCCTGATGAAGTTCACTGTACCATCCACTCTCCTCTgaaacacctgcacacatatGAAACCTCAGACAGGAGACAGAACTAGATGTGTATCTACCAACAGCTAAAAATGTGTCCAacatttggtttgtttgttccataatcatttaaaaaaaaaaaacactgaataatAACATGCAGTGTTGAAAGCTTTCCCTGTTATCTGGAAATCCATCTGTAAATGTCTTATAGCACTTTAAATGAACCAACAACCTTTGTCCAATTTtccaatatgtttattttttttttatctctgatGCACTTGGCCATTATAGGTGGCCCTGTGGGACTgggtgtacagagagagagagagagacagaaagagacagaaagagagagtgagtgagaaatagaggggggggggctcctaTGCTTTCGCTCATCTTGGGTGTGTTAGTttattgagagagagtgagagagagagagagagagagagagaaagagagagagagagagagagagagagagaaagagagagagagagagagagaggagagagagagagagagagagagagagtgagagagagagagagtgagagagtgagagagagagagagagaaagagagagagagagagagaaagagagagagagagtgagagagatatctACTGAAGAAACAAACAACTGAGAGACAACTCACAGtccatcctccctcctcctgtgtgtgtgtgtgtgtgtgtgtgtgtgtgtgtgtgtgtgtgtgtgtgtgtgtgtgtgtgtctgtgtgtgtgtgtgtgtgtgtgtgtgtatgtgtgtgtgtgtgtgtctgtgtgtgtgtgtgtcatgcagtggcggttctacacggaggcctggggtggcccgtgcccccgtagacatgtccctggccacccctgtggccaccccgtgctgaccaaatacaaaaaatatgaatttattatgattttacacccgagcgccaaaagcAGAACTAATGCCACGCAACGTTCTACACGGGTTAATTTAAAGCGGtgcacccaaacactgtagtctgccaggtgtggtgctcgtcggtgaatgagagctcagcaactacaattcatggataccatgtgacgtcactgtgtctAAGCGCCGCCACatttgtgtccaacacggacacagtagtctagctgtgcgtcggtcacaacccacagaaagttcaaatgcccgggatatgttgtgctgttggatgcaACAAAtgtcgccaaagaaacccagatatacaatttcgttctattccaaaagatttagggaatgactgacctgttaagtgaaatgcagcacattgatacaatcgtgaataattactgtgtcttattaaagctaaactctcctgagcaagctagagtgctaatagctagcgagctctTTAGCGGCTAAagagctcgctagctattacaGCACtaatgggtgaacgacaccaagatatggcatctgttAAAGCCTTTAGTAAGGGCTAAAGTTTAGCCCTTACTAAAGGCTTTaactacaactcgttagcccatattggcactcttaaccacgaCTAAGataacacggttgataatcgctttttgaattacttacatgacctgtgatcacatacatattttttgtctccagatgccatatcttggtgtcgttcacccatatTGATAAGCATttgaaatctccggtgtatgggtaTGTATTATGttcaagataaatgtaaatgtcgggaaaagaaagttggggcagactttaagggacaaaataaagttaataaatatggatcgcaggcaataatcaatgccttttccaaatatcgctgtccttctgtctcatttagatgtgctatcagctacagctcgctagcttgctcaggagagttaaGGACACAGTCAtaattcacgattgtatcaacgccaaaaactaatcctaaaggagacatcacataaaaaagcacatgcttagatttcagttgaatagcagtggcgattttagccctaAATTTCAGGTGGGGCAATTTTGCATGACGATATGTtaatttaaaaagtctaaatttgaagaaactataaacagaaaacaatactattatagtattattatattattactatatattattatatatgactacctagctactattggttacaaaaatcttataatttgtatgtgcccctctggttaaacactggcccctccttggcccccctagtaaaatttgtctagaaccgccactggtgTCATGGTTCAACTAGATTATGTACTCACAGtccatcctccctcctccttggTGTCCTGACAGCCCATTTCACAGTAAACCTGAACAGCAGAGCTAACGCCATCAGGATAGATGGTGTAAACCCCACTGACTCTGCTGCCACTTGAGAGCAGGTCTGCACAGTCAGTAGGATACTGGAGGGAACACTGCCCCAGCCAGGGCAGGAGGAGAACTACAACACACTGAAtctggacagagaaagaatggaagacagagagatagttagaaaggagggagggaaggcaaagacaaattaaattgaccattttaatgtaaataatatgaaatcaatttttttttcatttttagtcTTACCATCATTGTTggaaatgatgaatgaa
This region includes:
- the LOC116219134 gene encoding microfibril-associated glycoprotein 4-like; this translates as SVQIQCVVVLLLPWLGQCSLQYPTDCADLLSSGSRVSGVYTIYPDGVSSAVQVYCEMGCQDTKEEGGWTVFQRRVDGTVNFIRPWNQYKDGFGNASSEYWLGLESLHQLTTNRKYELRVDMEDFEDNRVFARYSSFAVGSEKEGYKLTVGGFTNEGTGDSLARHNGKKFSTFDKDQDSHHTNCADIYFGGYWYDRCHVSNPNGLYLWGPTSHHAVGVCWKAFKGYDYSLRSITMKIRPVA